The following are from one region of the Cloacibacterium sp. TD35 genome:
- the bshC gene encoding bacillithiol biosynthesis cysteine-adding enzyme BshC, whose product MPKFKFPFQDLETIPKLIKDFLQQEIPQFSAYQFTLENALLQAEKKAHNYTQEQRKVLVEVLRAQHQHLYLSAKQSQNLDLLLSENTFTVTTGHQLNLFSGPVFFVYKILQTIKTADFLTQNSDKNFVPIFWLATEDHDFEEINHFKTANGFYQVKGNSGGAVGRIIIEDNSFLEEFEREFKDDVFGTQLILLAKKAYQKGRTFAEATQILVQEIFAEFGLLMIDGDHVLLKNQMQNIFKEELVNQTTHYFSQENVKFLTEKYGKVQVNPREINLFYLSDTRNRIEFDGEQFQIVDKNLTFTLEELAEDWSKISPNALLRPVFQEKVLPNIAYIGGNAEIMYWLEMPKVFEKFGVEFPLLVPRNSMLFLRKKTLDKIEKSGVALQYFLGDFQKFLNQKLLKESELNTDLESREQLLKENFETLKNKASLTAVTFRNMVEAEETRQLKSFQKFKKRLLRAEKILHADKIDYLQRLYSEIHPANNWQERSLNFSVFFAENGEKWLENCYQEMEVLNSVLIVSEF is encoded by the coding sequence ATGCCGAAGTTTAAATTTCCGTTTCAAGATTTAGAAACCATCCCGAAATTAATCAAGGACTTTCTTCAACAAGAAATTCCGCAGTTTTCTGCATATCAGTTTACCTTAGAAAACGCACTATTACAAGCAGAAAAGAAAGCACATAACTATACACAAGAGCAAAGAAAAGTATTGGTAGAAGTTCTTAGAGCGCAGCATCAGCATTTATATTTAAGTGCTAAGCAATCGCAGAATTTAGATTTGCTCTTATCCGAAAATACTTTTACTGTAACCACAGGTCATCAGTTGAATTTATTTTCTGGGCCAGTATTTTTTGTCTACAAAATTTTACAAACCATAAAAACAGCTGATTTTTTAACTCAAAATTCCGATAAAAATTTTGTTCCTATCTTTTGGTTGGCTACAGAAGACCACGACTTTGAGGAGATTAATCATTTTAAAACTGCAAATGGATTTTATCAAGTCAAAGGAAATTCTGGTGGCGCAGTTGGCAGAATTATTATAGAAGACAATAGTTTTTTAGAAGAATTCGAAAGAGAATTTAAAGATGATGTTTTCGGAACACAGCTTATTCTTCTTGCCAAAAAAGCTTATCAAAAAGGAAGAACTTTTGCCGAAGCTACTCAGATTTTGGTTCAAGAAATTTTTGCAGAGTTTGGACTTTTAATGATAGATGGCGACCATGTTTTGCTCAAAAATCAAATGCAAAATATCTTCAAAGAAGAATTGGTGAACCAAACAACCCATTATTTTTCTCAAGAAAATGTAAAATTCCTAACAGAGAAATACGGGAAAGTACAAGTAAACCCTAGAGAAATCAACCTTTTCTACTTGTCTGATACCAGAAATAGAATAGAATTTGATGGGGAACAATTTCAGATTGTAGATAAGAATCTCACGTTTACTTTAGAAGAATTAGCAGAAGATTGGTCTAAAATCTCACCAAATGCTTTGCTAAGGCCTGTTTTTCAAGAAAAAGTTTTGCCCAATATTGCATACATTGGCGGGAATGCAGAAATTATGTATTGGTTAGAAATGCCAAAAGTTTTTGAAAAATTTGGTGTAGAATTTCCTCTTTTGGTTCCTAGAAACTCTATGTTGTTCCTTAGAAAAAAGACTTTAGATAAAATAGAAAAATCTGGAGTAGCGTTACAATACTTTTTAGGAGATTTTCAGAAATTCTTAAATCAAAAATTGCTGAAAGAATCAGAATTGAATACCGATTTAGAAAGCCGAGAGCAATTATTAAAAGAAAATTTCGAAACTTTAAAAAATAAAGCTTCACTTACTGCCGTTACCTTTAGGAATATGGTAGAAGCAGAAGAAACGAGACAATTGAAGTCTTTTCAGAAATTTAAGAAAAGATTGTTACGTGCAGAAAAGATTCTTCACGCAGATAAAATAGATTATCTTCAGCGTTTGTATTCAGAAATTCACCCTGCTAATAACTGGCAAGAAAGAAGCCTCAATTTCAGTGTCTTTTTCGCAGAAAACGGCGAAAAATGGCTCGAAAATTGTTATCAAGAAATGGAGGTTTTAAATTCTGTCTTAATTGTTAGCGAATTTTAG
- a CDS encoding amino acid ABC transporter substrate-binding protein: MKKYLVFIYTLIGFVAFAQKTHTVAKGDTPYNISKKYGVTLDELTKLNPQIKEGKLAIGDVLIITKKNSEVVKTTEKAVATTNQKLGKIVLQPKQTIYGITKQYHISEADLRKLNPNLDQHMKIGDEVTLPAENIKKYADQNAFAKTEVPVEKPVEKAIEKPKADEGTYVIQPKDNYYRITKSFNLTQEELFAINPGLEEKGLQPGEVINVKKPQNSKVKEPVTWQEDKKTEKAEVQNVVADEYQTYTVQNGDTVFGILNKFNVSLDQLLELNPKLSEGLKPGMVLKVKKLEAGYVKKSGDELNVVLMLPFGFDDGDSKYRSMAADFLTGAKLAIERNAKAGQKLDVKVVDAGSEASFKNSLTQINQNNTDLIIGPFFKSNVLEVLDYVKTQKIPVVAPFANSPELRNYSNLVIIETEQSVFADRIVKEVSLAYSDQKIYILADADKTYANYMKKQLGSQLKNANITIVNSSADIQLDTNMMTGQTAPVIAILANDNDDAGSDFSKRIIDLAKETSGMKSFSMYYHPSFEKNIAELSNASLVYLMDRKINTDGDFEKEVLADYKKKYCKAPSKYAVIGFDVVNDMLTRENSKGELFKQMNKPQTQLATKFEFVRNKNGAYVNQGYRVVRLVP; the protein is encoded by the coding sequence ATGAAAAAATATCTTGTATTCATATATACGTTAATAGGTTTTGTAGCTTTTGCACAGAAAACACACACTGTAGCAAAAGGTGATACTCCGTATAATATTTCTAAAAAATATGGAGTAACACTAGACGAACTCACGAAGCTAAATCCTCAAATCAAAGAGGGTAAATTAGCGATTGGAGATGTTTTAATCATCACTAAGAAAAATTCAGAAGTTGTAAAAACTACTGAAAAAGCAGTGGCTACAACCAATCAAAAATTAGGCAAAATCGTTCTTCAACCGAAGCAAACGATTTACGGAATTACCAAACAATATCATATTTCTGAAGCGGATTTAAGAAAATTGAATCCTAACTTAGACCAGCATATGAAAATTGGTGACGAGGTAACTTTGCCTGCTGAAAATATCAAAAAATATGCAGATCAAAATGCATTTGCAAAAACAGAAGTTCCAGTAGAAAAACCTGTTGAAAAGGCAATAGAAAAGCCAAAAGCAGATGAAGGAACTTATGTGATTCAGCCAAAAGATAACTATTACAGAATTACCAAAAGTTTTAACCTTACTCAAGAGGAATTATTTGCCATTAATCCTGGTTTAGAAGAAAAAGGATTGCAACCTGGCGAAGTCATTAATGTGAAAAAACCTCAAAATTCTAAGGTTAAAGAACCAGTAACTTGGCAAGAAGATAAAAAAACCGAAAAAGCAGAAGTTCAGAATGTAGTTGCAGATGAATATCAAACGTACACGGTTCAGAATGGCGATACTGTTTTCGGGATTCTTAATAAATTTAATGTTTCTCTAGACCAATTACTAGAGCTTAATCCTAAACTTTCAGAAGGTTTAAAACCAGGAATGGTTCTAAAAGTGAAGAAGCTAGAAGCTGGCTATGTTAAAAAATCTGGTGATGAACTAAATGTAGTTTTAATGTTGCCATTTGGTTTTGATGATGGTGACAGTAAATACAGAAGTATGGCTGCTGATTTCTTAACTGGTGCAAAATTAGCCATCGAAAGAAATGCTAAAGCAGGTCAAAAACTAGATGTAAAAGTAGTAGATGCAGGAAGTGAAGCAAGTTTTAAAAATTCACTTACGCAAATCAATCAAAATAATACAGACTTAATCATAGGACCGTTTTTCAAGTCAAACGTTTTAGAAGTTTTAGACTATGTAAAAACTCAAAAAATTCCTGTGGTAGCTCCGTTTGCGAACTCTCCAGAGCTTAGAAACTATAGTAATCTGGTGATTATCGAAACTGAGCAAAGTGTTTTTGCAGACAGAATTGTAAAAGAAGTTTCTTTGGCTTATTCAGACCAAAAAATATATATATTAGCAGATGCAGATAAGACGTATGCTAATTATATGAAAAAACAATTGGGAAGCCAGTTGAAAAATGCAAACATCACTATAGTAAATTCTTCTGCAGATATCCAGTTAGATACAAATATGATGACCGGTCAAACCGCTCCTGTAATTGCTATTTTGGCGAATGATAATGATGATGCAGGAAGTGATTTTTCAAAAAGAATCATTGATTTGGCTAAAGAAACTAGCGGAATGAAATCATTCAGTATGTATTATCATCCATCTTTTGAAAAAAATATTGCAGAACTCAGCAACGCGAGTTTAGTTTATTTGATGGATAGAAAAATCAACACAGACGGTGACTTCGAAAAAGAAGTTCTCGCAGATTATAAGAAAAAATATTGCAAAGCACCTTCTAAGTATGCTGTAATAGGTTTTGACGTAGTTAATGATATGTTGACCAGAGAAAACAGCAAAGGAGAATTGTTTAAGCAAATGAATAAACCTCAAACTCAATTGGCTACCAAGTTTGAATTTGTACGAAACAAAAACGGAGCATACGTAAACCAGGGTTACAGAGTAGTAAGATTAGTTCCATAG
- the fabD gene encoding ACP S-malonyltransferase, whose translation MKALVFPGQGSQFVGMGKELYDSRKEIKDLMDFSNEILGFDILKIMFEGTDEDLKKTKVTQPAIFIHSVAAVKAIDGTGAQMVAGHSLGEFSALVANGVLSFEDGLKLVSERALAMQEACDINPSSMAAILGLDDAKVEEICASIDGVVVPANYNCPGQLVISGETKAVEEACNAMKEAGAKRALILPVNGAFHSPLMQPAQERLAAAIENAKFRKATIPVYQNITTTAVTDPDEIKKNLIAQLTGPVKWTQSVQNMIKDGATSFVEVGPGKTLQGLIKKINSEITVSSAI comes from the coding sequence ATGAAAGCACTTGTATTTCCAGGGCAAGGTTCTCAATTCGTAGGAATGGGAAAAGAACTCTACGATAGTAGAAAAGAAATTAAAGACCTAATGGATTTCAGTAATGAAATTCTAGGTTTTGATATACTGAAAATCATGTTCGAAGGAACAGATGAAGACCTTAAAAAAACAAAAGTTACACAACCAGCAATATTTATTCATTCTGTAGCTGCTGTAAAGGCAATTGACGGAACAGGAGCTCAAATGGTAGCAGGGCATTCTTTAGGAGAATTTTCTGCATTGGTTGCCAATGGAGTTTTAAGTTTTGAAGATGGGCTTAAATTGGTTTCAGAAAGAGCTTTGGCTATGCAAGAAGCTTGTGATATCAATCCGTCTTCTATGGCAGCAATTCTAGGTTTAGATGATGCTAAAGTAGAAGAAATTTGTGCATCTATTGATGGAGTAGTGGTTCCTGCGAATTACAACTGTCCAGGACAATTGGTGATTTCAGGTGAAACCAAAGCGGTAGAAGAAGCGTGTAATGCTATGAAAGAAGCAGGTGCAAAAAGAGCTTTGATTTTGCCAGTAAATGGTGCGTTTCATTCACCTTTAATGCAACCCGCACAAGAAAGACTCGCTGCAGCAATAGAAAATGCAAAATTTAGAAAAGCAACCATTCCGGTTTATCAGAATATTACAACGACTGCAGTTACAGATCCAGATGAAATTAAGAAAAATCTAATTGCTCAGTTGACAGGACCTGTAAAATGGACGCAGTCTGTGCAAAATATGATTAAAGACGGTGCCACAAGTTTTGTAGAAGTAGGACCAGGAAAAACTTTGCAAGGACTAATAAAGAAGATTAATTCAGAAATAACAGTCTCGTCTGCAATTTAA
- a CDS encoding RagB/SusD family nutrient uptake outer membrane protein, giving the protein MNKKNRLYKIALLAFGLTMVSNSCSNDFVDREFRQDVIQSDLKTLQEIKSFVRGGYSSMRSSTYYGRDFLAFGEVRSDEMYSNKASGYYTTVQDYSMTSSDAYASGTYNQIYTLVGKMNIVINTDLTGFLTADLPAAKYYQGQAYALRAQGFFDLLRLYGQKYTGGTLGVVLPLKFDPKAKQARATIAQTETQIESDFNTALTMMTANAAIDAPSNKTELSISALKVLMSRYYLYKGDYAKVRSLTADVIGKYSVIPKDLYQESFRYTLRGAASNSIFELEVGTDSSLSTSSYAYVMSYNGYANVVPFTSVYALYDAADIRRTLITRATATAHYLSYTNGQGVTFGKYTNTVGADNVKMIRYEEVLLNAIEAELMPGGDPAKALLYYNQILTNRGLTAVTSVDLDMLKKERVKELVGEGFRQWDLLRWGVTSFKPASVNINKLAFPIPRAETDLAGTLVESNPGYDN; this is encoded by the coding sequence ATGAATAAGAAAAATAGATTATATAAAATTGCATTACTAGCGTTTGGTTTGACTATGGTTAGTAATTCGTGTAGTAACGATTTTGTTGATAGAGAATTCAGACAAGACGTTATTCAATCAGATTTAAAAACTCTTCAAGAAATTAAATCTTTTGTAAGAGGTGGTTATTCATCTATGAGATCATCTACTTATTATGGAAGAGATTTTCTAGCTTTCGGAGAAGTAAGATCAGACGAAATGTATAGTAATAAAGCATCAGGATATTACACTACTGTTCAAGATTATTCTATGACATCAAGTGATGCTTATGCTTCTGGTACATACAATCAGATATATACCTTGGTAGGTAAAATGAATATTGTAATCAATACAGATTTAACTGGTTTCTTAACTGCTGATTTACCTGCTGCTAAATATTATCAAGGGCAAGCTTATGCATTAAGAGCTCAAGGATTTTTTGATTTGTTAAGACTTTATGGTCAAAAATACACGGGGGGAACTCTAGGAGTAGTTTTACCACTTAAATTTGATCCAAAAGCAAAACAAGCTAGAGCTACTATTGCACAAACTGAAACTCAAATTGAGTCAGATTTCAATACTGCTTTAACTATGATGACTGCAAATGCAGCTATTGATGCTCCTTCTAATAAAACCGAGTTATCTATTAGTGCATTAAAAGTTTTAATGTCTAGATATTATCTTTACAAAGGTGATTATGCTAAAGTAAGATCACTTACTGCTGATGTAATTGGTAAATATTCTGTTATTCCTAAAGACTTATATCAAGAATCTTTCAGATATACTTTGAGAGGAGCAGCTTCTAACTCTATTTTCGAACTAGAAGTAGGTACAGATTCTTCACTTTCTACATCTTCATATGCTTATGTGATGAGTTATAATGGTTATGCAAACGTGGTTCCTTTCACAAGTGTTTATGCATTGTATGATGCTGCTGATATTAGAAGAACTTTAATTACTAGAGCTACTGCAACTGCTCATTATCTTTCATATACTAACGGACAAGGGGTAACTTTTGGTAAGTATACCAACACTGTAGGTGCTGATAATGTTAAGATGATTAGATACGAAGAGGTATTATTAAATGCTATTGAAGCAGAATTAATGCCAGGAGGTGATCCAGCAAAAGCATTATTATACTATAATCAAATCCTTACAAACAGAGGTCTAACAGCTGTAACAAGTGTTGATTTAGATATGCTTAAGAAAGAGAGAGTTAAAGAATTAGTAGGTGAAGGATTTAGACAGTGGGATTTATTAAGATGGGGTGTAACTTCATTTAAGCCTGCAAGTGTTAACATCAATAAACTTGCTTTCCCAATTCCTAGAGCTGAAACTGATTTAGCAGGTACGCTAGTAGAGTCAAATCCAGGTTATGATAATTAA
- a CDS encoding SusC/RagA family TonB-linked outer membrane protein, whose amino-acid sequence MNVKIKALTAGVLFFIGGATVMAQKKSDSIKDEKVIDEVVIVGFGQKKSVKEVTGAVSSIKSDAIQQLPVASIDKMLQGRVTGVMTGNASGQPGGMASVRVRGISSINGVVSPIYILDGVRVANGDLTTGNTTANILANLNPDDVESVTILKDAVSTAVYGADAGAGVVVINTKSGKKGKPKFNLSFNYGFNDKAVKQHERFKTSDWLTYMADSYNNRYGTTYTGDTFGPALGVDKNIDSDWSDASQKLGYQQNADFSMSGGNDRMTYYTSANYFNQESIVRNSYFNRLAFTNKIAYQATDKFKLTTDIQFSFSKLSTLSDGGAFANPILAQYFNRPTDPLRNADGSWYWIASTGRLSNGMFNPGAVLDMNYSKAGTFRTYANLGLEYKILKNLTYKFVFSPEYIQIEEDRYWNPLHGDGRNYGGYQRTSNNRYFNFNVQNILDYSYKVGSHNFGASLIQEAYKTDNKFLSATGITVGTPTLETLSNFVVPFGYAGSSGVSSRYGYAATGHYDYDRLLLLDASYRRDVLSQFMPENKAGNFWSVGLGVDLARLDFVKNINAISMFKLRTSYGKLGNQVSANPYALFNYNTNYNDYAAATYGGVMNPNLRWETVNPFNAGVDIGLFKDRITLSAEYFNKETKDLIYNLPLQTSQGLTSYPDNIGSLVNKGFEFAINSTILKGNRDSVNWTLGFNLSTLDNEITELYGGNVNGGTTTLRVGEGVRTWYLRKWAGVDAATGAPLWYINGVDGATTSNYNSAQQAVQGSMLNKIYGGANTAISYKGFALDLQFAYGFGSKIYDDWAVYTYSDGQYTSNYPGYGDVFGDYWTPTNTGASNPKPIWGNSTLSNRASTRFLYDGDYIRLSNARASYTFNGEFLKGTGLNSVQIYVMANNAYTYMFDKKLKFDPEVNIAGASNLGLPVLKSYLFGFSLNF is encoded by the coding sequence ATGAATGTAAAAATTAAAGCGCTAACAGCGGGTGTACTTTTTTTTATAGGAGGAGCTACTGTTATGGCACAAAAAAAGAGTGATTCAATTAAAGATGAGAAAGTTATTGATGAAGTAGTAATCGTTGGGTTTGGTCAAAAAAAATCTGTTAAGGAAGTTACCGGTGCGGTTTCAAGTATTAAATCTGATGCTATTCAACAATTACCTGTTGCATCAATTGATAAGATGTTGCAAGGAAGAGTAACTGGTGTAATGACAGGTAATGCTTCTGGGCAGCCAGGAGGTATGGCTAGTGTTAGAGTAAGAGGTATTTCTTCAATCAATGGAGTTGTATCACCTATCTATATTCTAGATGGTGTGAGAGTAGCTAATGGAGACCTTACTACTGGTAACACTACCGCTAACATTTTGGCTAACTTAAACCCTGATGATGTTGAAAGTGTTACTATTTTAAAAGATGCAGTTTCTACAGCAGTATACGGTGCTGATGCTGGTGCTGGGGTTGTAGTAATTAATACCAAATCAGGTAAAAAAGGTAAACCTAAATTTAACCTATCATTTAACTATGGTTTTAATGATAAAGCTGTAAAACAACACGAAAGATTCAAAACATCTGACTGGTTAACATATATGGCAGATTCATATAACAACAGATATGGAACTACATATACAGGAGATACATTTGGGCCAGCTTTAGGTGTAGATAAAAACATTGATAGCGACTGGTCAGATGCTAGCCAGAAATTAGGATATCAGCAAAATGCAGATTTCAGTATGTCTGGAGGTAATGATAGAATGACATATTATACTTCTGCTAACTACTTTAATCAAGAGAGTATTGTAAGAAATTCTTATTTTAATAGATTAGCTTTCACCAATAAAATTGCTTATCAAGCTACTGATAAATTTAAATTGACTACTGATATTCAGTTTTCATTCTCTAAATTAAGTACATTGAGTGATGGTGGTGCTTTCGCTAACCCAATTTTAGCTCAATATTTCAATAGACCTACAGACCCATTGAGAAATGCTGATGGATCTTGGTATTGGATTGCTTCTACAGGTAGACTTTCAAACGGTATGTTTAACCCAGGTGCTGTATTAGACATGAATTACAGTAAAGCTGGAACTTTCAGAACTTATGCTAATTTAGGTTTAGAATATAAAATTCTTAAGAATTTAACTTACAAGTTCGTTTTCTCTCCTGAATACATCCAAATTGAAGAAGATAGATACTGGAATCCATTACATGGTGATGGTAGAAACTATGGTGGTTACCAAAGAACTTCAAACAACAGATATTTTAACTTCAACGTTCAGAATATCTTAGACTATAGTTATAAAGTAGGTTCACATAACTTCGGAGCTTCATTAATCCAAGAAGCATATAAAACAGATAACAAATTCTTATCAGCTACAGGTATTACTGTAGGAACACCTACATTAGAGACTTTATCTAATTTCGTAGTGCCATTTGGTTATGCTGGTTCTTCTGGTGTTTCTTCTAGATATGGTTACGCTGCAACTGGTCACTATGATTATGATAGATTACTATTATTAGATGCTTCATATAGAAGAGACGTATTGTCTCAGTTTATGCCTGAAAATAAAGCAGGTAATTTCTGGTCAGTAGGTTTAGGTGTAGACTTAGCTAGATTAGATTTTGTGAAAAACATCAATGCTATTTCAATGTTCAAATTAAGAACATCTTATGGTAAATTAGGTAACCAAGTTAGTGCAAACCCATACGCTTTATTTAATTATAATACTAATTATAATGACTATGCAGCTGCAACTTATGGTGGTGTAATGAACCCTAATCTAAGATGGGAAACTGTAAATCCTTTTAATGCTGGTGTAGATATAGGTTTATTCAAGGATAGAATTACCTTAAGTGCAGAATACTTTAATAAAGAAACTAAGGATTTGATCTATAATTTACCATTGCAAACTTCACAAGGTTTAACATCTTATCCAGATAACATTGGTTCATTAGTAAACAAAGGATTTGAATTTGCAATTAACTCAACTATTCTTAAAGGAAATAGAGATAGTGTAAATTGGACTTTAGGATTTAACTTATCTACATTAGATAATGAAATTACCGAACTTTATGGAGGTAATGTAAATGGAGGAACTACAACTCTAAGAGTTGGAGAAGGTGTAAGAACTTGGTACCTACGTAAATGGGCTGGAGTAGACGCAGCTACTGGTGCTCCTCTATGGTATATCAATGGAGTGGATGGTGCTACTACTAGTAATTATAACTCAGCTCAACAAGCTGTTCAAGGATCTATGCTTAATAAAATCTATGGAGGTGCTAACACTGCAATTTCATACAAAGGATTTGCTTTAGATCTACAGTTTGCTTATGGATTTGGATCTAAAATCTATGATGATTGGGCAGTTTATACTTATTCAGACGGGCAGTATACTTCTAATTATCCTGGTTATGGTGATGTATTTGGTGATTATTGGACTCCTACAAATACAGGTGCTTCTAATCCAAAACCAATCTGGGGTAACTCAACTTTATCTAACAGAGCATCTACCAGATTCTTATATGATGGTGATTACATAAGATTAAGTAATGCAAGAGCTTCTTACACATTTAATGGAGAGTTCTTAAAAGGAACTGGTTTAAATAGTGTTCAAATTTATGTAATGGCTAATAATGCTTATACATATATGTTTGATAAAAAACTTAAATTTGATCCTGAAGTAAATATTGCGGGAGCATCTAACCTTGGGTTACCAGTACTTAAGTCATATTTGTTCGGATTTAGCTTAAATTTCTAA
- a CDS encoding putative porin: protein MKYTLFIIFFAVHFLGAQIVNKTDSNVPTDTLIVDKGRKDSLKIFKPTINDYQHYTQFSEKKIFDTVFTIDKSYQFTQYNNQDNFGKIQFANIGSGFQDLMFRVNKEQNLALLPTRKSHFILGIDNIRYYDVKTPTTSFIYHNAMKQGAALQTTYTQNVGKNFNVALEYMGLRSQGVYQRELASSNNFILSSRFNSKNNRYRFFTHYIHQNVNNEENGGIEDLSLFLGNDTRFNNRQNLAVNLNSTDSRFSYRRYYFSQEFQFVNSEKYPFKVRHTIFHQANKYWYKQKGSESFYNSDLVDGYEPSAYKFSNNLSNTFTLLFDKSTFKLEAGVRHQMINLGTDKELPATVGINIPLDNKENRFGAVGNLEIKLWDKVDLKSNLEYSNGSTFGNFLRSENNLKLEPIKDYILDAHVNLQTSKPSFNYLINPSFYQNFNYNFLDAKNESTLEIGGKVNLKWFQSSVFANYFRIENYTYIGADYQPKQSESSLNISQIGGEATFSYWKLNFNTKLLFQSALSEKNLYPMPSFIGRLNAYYQSKAFKDAAEIQTGVKLYYFSKFNSREYFPVLNEFAVSANTASIGGQPIADAYFNMKVKRMLIYAEAQHVNTTFMKNKSFAAPNYPIYDFRLNLGIVWYLFH from the coding sequence ATGAAATACACTTTATTCATCATATTTTTTGCAGTACATTTTTTAGGCGCTCAAATTGTTAATAAAACAGATAGCAATGTTCCTACGGATACATTGATTGTTGACAAAGGAAGAAAAGATTCTTTGAAAATCTTTAAGCCAACCATAAATGACTATCAACATTATACTCAGTTTTCTGAGAAGAAAATTTTTGATACCGTTTTTACTATTGACAAATCTTATCAATTTACACAATACAATAACCAAGACAACTTTGGAAAAATCCAATTTGCCAACATCGGTTCTGGATTTCAAGATTTAATGTTCCGTGTCAATAAAGAACAAAATCTAGCTTTATTGCCTACCAGAAAATCGCATTTCATTTTAGGAATTGATAATATCAGATATTATGATGTAAAAACGCCTACTACATCTTTCATCTATCATAACGCTATGAAACAGGGAGCAGCTTTGCAAACTACCTATACCCAAAACGTAGGGAAAAATTTCAATGTAGCGCTAGAATATATGGGATTGCGTTCTCAAGGTGTATATCAGAGAGAACTAGCGTCTTCTAATAATTTCATTTTATCTTCTCGTTTTAATTCTAAGAACAATCGTTATAGATTTTTCACGCATTATATTCATCAGAATGTAAACAACGAAGAAAATGGTGGAATAGAAGATTTAAGCCTTTTTTTAGGAAATGACACCCGTTTTAATAACAGACAAAACCTTGCAGTAAATCTCAACTCTACAGATTCTAGATTCTCATACAGAAGATATTATTTCTCTCAGGAATTTCAGTTTGTGAATTCAGAGAAATATCCTTTTAAAGTAAGACATACTATTTTCCATCAAGCCAATAAATATTGGTATAAGCAAAAAGGATCAGAGTCTTTTTATAATTCAGACTTGGTAGATGGGTATGAACCATCTGCTTACAAATTTTCTAATAATTTAAGCAATACCTTCACCTTACTTTTTGATAAGTCTACTTTCAAATTAGAAGCAGGAGTTCGTCATCAAATGATTAATTTAGGAACAGATAAAGAACTTCCAGCCACTGTTGGTATCAATATTCCTTTAGATAATAAAGAAAACAGATTTGGTGCAGTAGGGAATTTAGAAATCAAATTATGGGACAAGGTAGATTTAAAATCTAATCTAGAATATTCTAACGGAAGTACTTTTGGCAACTTCCTTCGTTCAGAAAACAACTTGAAATTAGAACCGATTAAAGATTATATTCTAGATGCTCATGTAAATTTGCAAACCTCTAAACCGAGTTTTAATTATTTAATCAATCCATCTTTTTACCAAAATTTCAATTATAATTTCTTAGACGCTAAAAACGAAAGCACTTTAGAAATCGGAGGTAAAGTCAATCTGAAGTGGTTCCAAAGTTCAGTTTTTGCTAATTATTTTAGAATAGAAAATTACACCTACATTGGAGCTGATTATCAGCCTAAGCAAAGCGAATCATCACTCAATATTTCTCAAATCGGTGGCGAAGCTACTTTTTCTTATTGGAAACTTAATTTCAATACCAAATTACTTTTCCAATCGGCTTTGTCTGAGAAAAACCTTTACCCAATGCCTAGTTTTATCGGTAGATTAAATGCTTATTACCAATCAAAAGCGTTCAAAGATGCTGCGGAAATTCAAACAGGAGTAAAACTGTATTATTTCTCGAAATTTAATTCTAGAGAATATTTCCCAGTATTAAATGAATTTGCAGTTTCTGCAAATACCGCTTCTATTGGTGGTCAGCCTATTGCAGATGCTTATTTTAATATGAAGGTAAAAAGAATGCTTATTTATGCAGAAGCGCAGCATGTAAACACTACCTTTATGAAAAACAAATCATTCGCTGCTCCCAATTATCCTATTTATGATTTTCGATTGAATTTAGGAATTGTTTGGTATTTATTTCACTAA